In Cotesia glomerata isolate CgM1 linkage group LG1, MPM_Cglom_v2.3, whole genome shotgun sequence, one genomic interval encodes:
- the LOC123269621 gene encoding organic cation transporter protein-like, translated as MKNEENKKVQEKCLLQTIDELGRGSKLLWIAFFVSAISSLLKSLHTMSYVFIAEIPEHWCHIPELLDANWTATQAQNISTVDNCLKYDYNYAYLARLDYKDAGKYVEDLKFNTSLVPCSSFVFDKSKKSTIVNEWSLVCDRQLYRANTYFTYSLGKLLGTGILGVYADKNGRRKALIISLTLQTIAVPLTSIIPWFWGYILCELLIGLSVAAMYSSAYTIVSEIANKNKMKILGIVSDTLNPAGVYLLIIISYYIKNWRNLQMALSLFTIPAIILVWFVEESPRWLIALNRHNKAQKIIEKYRKITFTPDFITTSIPLTSIPIDHSITEKKHQKSFAERFLGNSRILFTDPIYRKKILIMYFSFFVCVMVGYYLIFNVDNFKINRYIFMAATATTELVSLLTVSIVLRYISSQKITIILYWIASICMLSMVAIPKDNIYLTIELTVISKFCLSSTFTTNMLFSLKLFPSSVRNSALGSCILMAQVGSMSSPYLVDFLGKVAPWSPSVLCGGALFIAGLLCCIVPV; from the exons atgaaaaatgaagaaaataaaaaagtacaaGAAAAGTGCCTCCTGCAAACGATCGATGAACTAGGACGAGGCTCAAAGCTTTTGTGGATTGCTTTTTTTGTTAGTGCCATATCTTCACTATTGAAATCGTTGCATACGATGTCGTATGTGTTCATAGCTGAG ATACCTGAGCATTGGTGCCATATTCCAGAACTGTTAGATGCTAACTGGACAGCCACGCAAGCACAAAATATTTCAACAGTAGACAATTGCTTGAAGTATGATTACAATTATGCATATCTTGCGCGTTTAGACTATAAAGACGCTGGAAAGTATGttgaagatttaaaatttaacactaGTCTTGTTCCTTGTTCTTCTTTCGTTtttgataaaagtaaaaagtCAACAATAGTTAATGAA tggagtttagtttgtGATCGACAATTATATCGAGCAAACACATATTTTACATATTCCCTCGGAAAACTTTTAGGTACTGGAATCTTGGGAGTATACGCCGACAAAAATGGAAGAAGAAAAGCATTGATTATAAGTTTAACTCTGCAAACTATTGCTGTACCTCTAACTTCAATTATTCCATGGTTTTGGGGGTACATTTTATGCGAATTACTAATTGGACTCAGCGTTGCAGCAATGTATTCATCGGCTTACACGATTG TGTCAGAAATtgcaaataaaaacaaaatgaagATTTTAGGAATTGTATCAGATACTTTAAACCCAGCTGGCGTATATTTGCtcataattatttcttattatattaaaaattggagAAACTTACAAATGGCACTATCATTATTCACTATTCCAGCAATTATCTTGGTttg GTTTGTAGAGGAATCACCACGTTGGTTAATAGCCCTAAATCGTCATAATAAAgcacaaaaaataattgaaaaatatcgaaaaattacttttactcCGGATTTCATTACCACAAGTATACCACTAACTTCTATACCAATAGACCATTCTATTACTGAAAAAAAGCATCAAAAGAGTTTTGCTGAGCGTTTTCTAGGAAATTCAAGAATTCTTTTTACAGATccaatttatagaaaaaagaTTCTTATCATgtacttttcattttttgtttgtGTGATGGTCGGctattatttaa tttttaatgttgataatttcaaaataaatcgTTATATTTTCATGGCAGCAACAGCAACCACTGAGCTCGTATCTCTTCTTACAGTTTCAATAGTTCTCAGATATATAAGTAGTCagaaaataactattattcTTTACTGGATCGCATCAATTTGTATGCTATCAATGGTTGCTATACCCAAAGACAATATATATCTGACGATAGAACTGACAGTGATATCGAAATTTTGTTTAAGTTCTACATTTACAACAAATATGTTATTTTCTTTGAAACTGTTCCCATCAAGTGTAAGGAATTCAGCTTTAGGAAGCTGTATATTAATGGCCCAAGTTGGATCAATGTCATCTCCATACTTGGTTGATTTTCTGGGCAAAGTTGCACCGTGGTCTCCATCTGTGCTTTGCGGTGGCGCACTATTTATTGCAGGACTTCTTTGTT
- the LOC123269629 gene encoding organic cation transporter protein-like produces MKNEKDEKIHEKCLLQAIDELGRGSKLLWIVFLLNVISSIVNALHTMSYLFIAEIPEHWCYIPELLDANWTSEQIQNISTVDKCLKYDYNYAYLAHLGYENAVKHVEDSKFNTSLVPCSSFVFDESGKSTIVNEWSLICDRKLYRANTYFVYSFGKLLGTGVFGVFADKYGRLKAIIIGLVLQMIAVPLTSVVPWLSGYILCELLIGLSVSTIYSSGYTIMSEIANEKKMKVLGTIVDINWSVGTCLLIVISFYVTDWRNLQIILSLFTIPTIVLIWFVDESPRWLISQSRHDEAQKILEKYCEVAITPALITASIPLTSIPMEPSITKEKYQPSCMERYLGNIGILFADPIYRKKILIMYFSFFVCVMVSFYLVFNIDNFKINRYVFVTASAITETLSLLLVLVILKFLSSQKTTIILYWIASICMLSMIIIPKDNVYLIIGLTVISKFCLSSTFTTNMLFSLKLFPSSVRNSALGTCLLMSQIGSMSSPYLVDFLGQVAPWSPTVLCGGTLFIAGLLCCIVPV; encoded by the exons atgaaaaatgaaaaagatgaaaaaataCACGAAAAGTGCCTTCTACAAGCAATCGATGAATTAGGAAGAGGTTCAAAATTACTTTGGATTGTTTTTCTTCTCAATGTCATAAGTTCAATAGTGAACGCACTACATACGATGTCATATCTCTTCATAGCTGAG atacCTGAACATTGGTGTTATATTCCAGAACTGTTAGATGCTAACTGGACAAGCGAgcaaatacaaaatatttcaacaGTAGACAAATGCTTGAAATATGATTACAATTATGCATATCTTGCCCATTTAGGCTATGAAAATGCCGTAAAGCATGTTGAAGACTCGAAATTTAACACTAGTCTTGTTCCTTGTTCTTCtttcgtttttgatgaaagtGGAAAATCAACGATTGTAAATGAA TGGAGCTTGATTTGTGATCGAAAATTATACCGCGCAAATACCTATTTTGTATATTCATTTGGAAAGCTCTTGGGTACCGGAGTCTTTGGAGTATTCGCAGATAAATATGGACGATTGAAAGCAATAATAATAGGATTGGTTCTACAAATGATTGCCGTACCTTTAACTTCAGTTGTGCCATGGTTATCGGGGTATATTTtatgtgaattattaattggaCTTAGTGtttcaacaatttattcatCGGGATACACAATAA TGTCGGAAATTgctaatgagaaaaaaatgaaggtGTTGGGAACTATAGTAGATATTAACTGGTCGGTAGGAACTTGTTTGCTCATAGTTATCTCTTTCTACGTAACAGACTGGCGAAACTTGCAGATTATATTATCGTTGTTTACTATTCCAACaattgttcttatttg GTTCGTAGACGAGTCACCTCGCTGGCTCATATCACAATCTCGTCATGATGAAGCccaaaaaatattagaaaagTATTGTGAAGTCGCCATTACACCGGCTTTGATAACAGCAAGTATACCACTCACTTCTATACCAATGGAACCCTCTATAACTAAAGAAAAGTATCAACCAAGTTGTATGGAACGTTATCTAGGAAATATAGGAATTCTTTTTGCAGATCCGATTTACAGGAAAAAGATACTTATAATGTACTTTTCGTTTTTTGTATGTGTGATGGTCAGCTTTTATCTAG ttttcaatattgataatttcaaaataaatcgTTACGTTTTCGTGACAGCATCAGCAATTACAGAAACGCTTTCTCTTCTTTtagttttagtaattttaaaatttttaagtagtcAGAAAACAACTATTATTCTTTATTGGATCGCATCGATTTGCATGCTATCAATGATTATTATTCCCAAAGACAATGTATATTTGATTATTGGACTGACAGTGATatctaaattttgtttaagttCTACATTTACAACAAATATGttattttctttgaaattatttcCATCAAGTGTAAGAAACTCAGCTTTAGGGACCTGTTTATTGATGTCTCAAATAGGATCAATGTCATCGCCATATTTGGTTGATTTTTTGGGCCAAGTTGCACCGTGGTCTCCAACTGTGCTCTGTGGTGGTACACTTTTTATTGCAGGACTTCTATGCTGCATTGTTCCagtttaa
- the LOC123269635 gene encoding organic cation transporter protein-like produces MENEKNKIQERYLLQAIDELGKGSKLLWIAFFLSVINSIVIALHTMSYIFLVEIPEHWCHIPELLDANWTNEQIQNISAVDRCLMYDYNYTHLVHLGYENAGKHVEDFLVNTSLVPCSSFVFDKSEKSTIVNEWSLICDRQFYRASTYLIYTFGKLLGLGGLGVFADKYGRKKALIIGLFLQMIATPVISVVPWFWAYLLCKLMTGISVATMFSSGYTIMSEIANEKKMKLLGTIVDTFYCVGTGILIIISYYLTGWRNLQFSMSLFTIPAMILVWFVDESPRWLISQNRLEEAKKIIEKYRKVSISPGLLTESLPLKSLPMKESIVAEEKHQESCMERYLGNIGIFLADPIFRKKILIMYFSFFVCLMTSFYLVFSVDNFKVNRYVFMIAIVIIQTTSLLLISVILRFMSSQKTTIILYWIASICLLSMIAVPNDNVYMILGLTVISKFCLSSTFTTNVLFSLKLFPSSVRNSALGSCMLMAQVGSMSAPYLVDFFGKIASWSPSLLCGGALFIAGLLCCIVPV; encoded by the exons ATGGAGaatgaaaagaataaaatacaAGAAAGATATCTTCTACAAGCAATCGATGAATTAGGAAAAGGTTCAAAATTGCTTTGGATTgctttttttctcagtgttaTAAATTCAATAGTGATCGCATTACACACAATGTCATATATCTTCTTAGTTGAA attcCTGAACATTGGTGCCATATTCCAGAACTGTTAGATGCTAACTGGACAAATGAgcaaatacaaaatatttcagcAGTGGATAGATGTCTGATGTATGACTACAATTATACACATCTTGTGCACTTAGGCTATGAAAACGCTGGAAAACATGTTGAAGATTTTTTAGTTAACACTAGTCTTGTTCCTTGTTCTTCCTTCGTTTTTGACAAAAGTGAAAAATCAACAATCGTAAATGAA TGGAGCTTGATTTGTGATCGACAATTTTACCGAGCAAGTACTTATTTGATCTATACATTTGGAAAGCTTTTGGGTCTTGGAGGATTGGGAGTATTCGCTGACAAGTATGGCAGAAAAAAAGCATTGATAATAGGTTTGTTTCTACAAATGATTGCCACACCTGTAATTTCTGTTGTTCCCTGGTTTTGGGCATATCTTCTCTGTAAGCTAATGACTGGAATTAGCGTTGCAACAATGTTTTCATCGGGTTACACAATTA TGTCAGAAATTgccaatgaaaaaaaaatgaagctaTTGGGAACTATAGTAGATACATTTTATTGTGTAGGAACTGgtattcttataattatatcttACTATCTAACAGGTTGGcgaaatttacaattttcaatgTCATTGTTCACTATTCCAGCAATGATTCTTGTGTG gtttGTAGACGAGTCTCCACGTTGGTTAATATCCCAAAATCGTCTTGAAgaggcgaaaaaaataatagaaaagtATCGAAAAGTATCTATTTCGCCGGGTCTCCTTACCGAAAGTTTACCTCTTAAATCTCTACCGATGAAAGAATCTATAGTGGCTGAAGAAAAGCATCAAGAAAGTTGTATGGAGCGTTATCTTGGAAATATAGGAATTTTCCTCGCTGATccaatatttagaaaaaaaatacttattatgtatttttcgtTCTTTGTTTGCTTGATGACAAGCTTTTATTTAG tTTTCAgtgttgataattttaaagtaaatcgCTATGTGTTCATGATAGCAATAGTAATTATTCAAACAACATCTCTTCTCTTAATTTCGGTAATTCTCAGATTTATGAGTAGTCAGAAAACAACTATTATTCTTTACTGGATCGCATCGATTTGCTTGCTGTCAATGATTGCCGTTCCCAACGACAATGTATATATGATTTTAGGATTGACAGTAATatctaaattttgtttaagttCTACATTTACAACAAATGtattattttctttgaaattattcCCATCAAGTGTAAGAAACTCAGCTTTAGGAAGTTGTATGTTGATGGCCCAAGTTGGATCAATGTCAGCGCCATACCTAGTGGacttttttggtaaaattGCATCGTGGTCACCTTCTTTGCTTTGCGGTGGCGCACTATTTATCGCAGGGCTTCTTTGTTGTATTGTCCctgtttaa
- the LOC123269614 gene encoding organic cation transporter protein-like gives MENKEDKKIQEKYLQQAINELGKGSKLLWIVFSLSVMSSILKSMHTMSYIFIAEIPEYWCHIPELLDANWTAEQVQSISAVDRCLKYDYNYTHLALVSYESAGKHIEGSKFNTSLVSCSSFVFDKSGKSTIVNEWSLICDRQLYRANTYFVYSFGKLLGLGGLGVFADKYGRKKTLIIALILQTIAVPLSSIVPWFWAYLVCELLIGLSIAAMYSSGYTIVSEIANEKKMKILGTVVDAFYCMGTCLLITLSYFITNWRNLQIAMSLFTIPAIILVWFVDESPRWLISQNRLDEAQKIIEKYRKVTISPSLLTESLPLTSLPMEHSLVTEEKHRKNCMERYLGNIGILFTDPIYRKKILIMYYSFFICLMTCFYLVFNVDNFKVNRYVFMITMVIIELISLFSVSIILKFLSSKKTTIILYWIASICLLSMIAIPKENVYMTVGLTVISKLTLSPTFTTNMLFSLKLFPSSVRNSALGTCLLMSQAGSMSAPYLVDFLGKVAPWSPSVLCGVTLLIAGLLCCIVPV, from the exons atggaaaataaagaagataaaaaaatacaagaaaagtACCTTCAGCAAGCAATCAACGAATTAGGAAAAGGTTCAAAATTACTTTGGATTGTGTTTTCTCTCAGTGTTATGAGCtctatattaaaatcaatgcaTACGATGTCCTATATTTTCATAGCTGAG atACCTGAATATTGGTGCCATATTCCAGAACTATTAGATGCTAACTGGACAGCCGAGCAAGTACAAAGTATTTCAGCAGTGGATAGATGCCTGAAGTATGATTACAATTATACACATCTTGCGTTAGTAAGTTACGAAAGCGCTGGAAAACATATTGAAGGCTCGAAATTTAATACTAGTCTTGTTTCTTGTTCTTCTTTCGTTTTTGACAAAAGTGGAAAATCAACAATCGTAAATGAA TGGAGCTTGATTTGTGATCGACAATTATATCGTGCAAATACCTATTTTGTATATTCATTTGGAAAACTCTTGGGTCTTGGAGGATTGGGAGTGTTCGCTGACAAGTATGGAAGAAAGAAAACATTAATAATTGCTTTAATCCTGCAAACTATTGCTGTACCTTTAAGTTCAATTGTTCCCTGGTTTTGGGCTTACCTtgtttgtgaactattgattgGACTCAGTATTGCTGCAATGTATTCATCGGGGTACACAATCG TATCAGAGATtgctaatgaaaaaaaaatgaagatattgGGAACTGTAGTAGATGCATTTTATTGTATGGGAACTTGTTTGCTCATAACTCTCTCTTACTTTATAACGAATTGGCGGAATTTACAAATTGCGATGTCATTGTTTACTATTCCAGCAATTATTCTTGTGTG GTTTGTAGACGAGTCACCCCGTTGGTTAATATCCCAAAATCGTCTTGACGAGGcgcaaaaaataatagaaaaatatcgAAAAGTAACTATTTCACCAAGTCTTCTTACTGAAAGTTTACCGCTCACATCGTTACCGATGGAACATTCTTTAGTTACTGAAGAAAAGCATCGAAAAAATTGTATGGAACGTTACTTGGGGAATATAGGAATTCTTTTCACAGATCCAATATACAGAAAAAAGATACTCATTATGTACTATTCATTCTTCATTTGTCTTATGACATGTTTTTATCTGG tttttaatgtcgacaattttaaagtaaatcgTTACGTATTTATGATAACAATGGTGATTattgagcttatatctctctTTTCAGTTtcaataattcttaaatttctGAGTAGTAAGAAAACAACTATTATTCTTTACTGGATTGCATCAATTTGTTTGCTATCAATGATTGCTATTCCTAAGgaaaatgtatatatgacTGTAGGATTGACAGTGATATCTAAATTAACTTTGAGTCCTACTTTTACAACAAATatgttattttctttaaaattgttcCCATCGAGTGTAAGAAACTCAGCTTTGGGAACTTGTTTGTTAATGTCCCAAGCTGGATCAATGTCAGCGCCATACTTGGTTGATTTTTTGGGCAAAGTTGCTCCGTGGTCTCCATCTGTGCTTTGTGGTGTTACACTTTTAATTGCCGGGCTTCTGTGTTGCATCGTTCCTgtctaa
- the LOC123264212 gene encoding beta-alanine transporter-like, with amino-acid sequence MHSISYVFISEIPEHWCSIKEFQKSNWTTEEIKNISTVNECHIYDYNYTNLANLKYEDAEEYVKELKHNTSIVPCLSFVFDNNERSTIVSEWELVCDKYLYRGNTFSAYALGRLLGNGLLGIYADKYGRKKAIIIALLLQVIALPSSGLVPWYWAFIFFKLITGMSTGSLYSSSYTILSEVAVDKKRKILGTIFDIQYPVGTWVVLSIAYFMLDWRQFQLELTIFTIPMIILV; translated from the exons ATGCATTCAATATCTTACGTATTTATTTCTGAG atacCTGAACACTGGTGTTCCATCAAAGAATTTCAAAAGTCCAACTGGACAACCGaggagataaaaaatatttctacagTTAATGAGTGtcatatatatgattataattatacaaatctagcaaatttaaaatatgaagACGCTGAAGAATATGTGAAAGAACTGAAACACAATACAAGTATTGTTCCTTGTTTATCGTTTGTTTTTGACAACAATGAAAGGTCGACGATTGTTAGTGAA TGGGAATTAGTCtgcgataaatatttatatcgaGGAAATACCTTTTCTGCTTATGCACTAGGAAGACTTTTGGGAAATGGATTGCTGGGAATATATGCTGACAAATACGGAAGAAAAAAAGCAATAATAATTGCTTTATTACTGCAAGTAATCGCCCTTCCGTCTAGTGGATTGGTACCATGGTATTgggcttttatttttttcaaacttattACTGGAATGAGTACAGGATCTTTATATTCATCATCATATACAATTC TATCGGAAGTTGCAGTggacaaaaaaagaaaaattcttgggACTATTTTTGATATTCAATATCCTGTCGGAACTTGGGTTGTTTTAAGTATAGCTTATTTTATGTTGGATTGGCGACAATTTCAATTGGAATTAACAATATTTACCATTCCAATGATCATTCTCGTTTG a
- the LOC123264179 gene encoding organic cation transporter protein-like isoform X3, with protein sequence MDSEENKKIKEKCLLRVLDELGEGSKLLWMVFTASILAPLISGMHSMSYVFVSEIPEHWCSIKEFQKSNWTAEEIKNISRVNECHIYDYNYTNLANLNYEDAEKYVKDLKHNASIVPCLSFVFDMSKRSTIVSEWELVCDKYLYRGNIFSAYVLGRLLGNGFLGIYSDKYGRKKALIIGLILQIIAVPASAVLPWYWAFVFCKLIIGISVGASYSSAYTLLSEVAVDKRRKLLGTFFDIQYPIATWIVLSISYFLYDWRNLQLALTLFTIPMIIFVWFIPESPRWLISQNRHDEAQKIIEKYRKVFVTPALIATPSLEIEIKENKKDENSTQQYFKSVKILFSDPNLRNKLLTMYYLFFVTISVSYCLVFSIDTFKANRYIYMASVAATQVVALLTTSVILLFLSSKRATISIYLFATTCLLTIVAIPKVNINIIMGLTVISKFCLTASFTTTMLFASELFPPGVRNTAFGTSLVVGQIGTMGAPYFVDLLSEVAWWAPMSLCGILILLAGFFCSIISV encoded by the exons atggacagtgaagaaaataaaaaaataaaagaaaagtgTCTTCTGAGAGTTCTAGATGAACTTGGAGAAGGTTCAAAACTTCTCTGGATGGTTTTTACCGCTAGTATATTAGCACCACTTATAAGTGGAATGCATTCAATGTCTTATGTATTCGTCTCTGAG atacCCGAACACTGGTGTTCCATCAAAGAATTTCAAAAGTCCAACTGGACAGCCGaggagataaaaaatatttctagaGTTAATGAGTGtcatatatatgattataattatacaaatctggcaaatttaaattatgaagACGCCGAAAAATATGTGAAAGATCTGAAACACAATGCAAGTATTGTTCCTTGTTTATCGTTCGTTTTTGACATGAGTAAAAGGTCGACGATTGTTAGTGAA TGGGAATTAGTCtgcgataaatatttatatcgaGGAAATATCTTTTCCGCTTATGTACTAGGAAGACTATTGGGAAACGGATTTTTGGGGATATATTCTGACAAATACGGAAGAAAAAAAGCATTAATAATTGGATTGATCTTACAAATAATTGCAGTACCGGCAAGTGCGGTATTACCATGGTATTGGGCTTTTGTTTTTTGTAAACTTATAATTGGCATAAGTGTGGGCGCTTCTTATTCATCGGCATATACACttt TATCGGAAGTTGCAGTCgacaaaagaagaaaacttcTTGGGACTTTTTTCGATATTCAATACCCTATTGCCACTTGGATTGTTTTAAGTATTTCATACTTTCTATACGATTGGAGAAACTTACAACTGGCATTAACATTATTTACCATTCCaatgattatttttgtttg GTTCATTCCAGAGTCGCCAAGGTGGCTTATTTCTCAGAATCGCCACGATGAAgcacaaaaaataatagaaaaatatcgGAAAGTTTTCGTTACACCAGCGCTGATTGCGACACCATCGCtcgaaattgaaataaaagaaaataaaaaagatgaaaattcaactcaacaatattttaaaagtgtGAAAATTCTTTTCTCAGATCCAaatttacgaaataaattgttaacaaTGTATTACTTGTTCTTCGTGACTATTTCTGTTAGCTATTGTTTgg tcTTCAGTATTGATACTTTTAAAGCCAATCGTTACATTTATATGGCATCTGTAGCAGCTACTCAGGTAGTGGCTCTCTTGACAACTTCAGTTATCCTTctatttttaagctctaaaagAGCAACTATTTCTATTTATCTCTTCGCGACGACTTGTCTATTAACAATTGTAGCCATTCCGAAAGTAAACATCAACATAATTATGGGACTCACAGTGATTTCTAAGTTCTGTTTAACAGCAAGTTTTACGACCACTATGTTATTTGCTTCAGAATTATTTCCTCCAGGCGTTAGGAACACAGCATTTGGAACTAGCTTAGTTGTGGGGCAAATAGGCACCATGGGAGCACCTTATTTCGTAGATTTACTAAGCGAAGTAGCTTGGTGGGCTCCAATGAGTCTTTGCGGTATTTTGATACTTTTAGCTGGATTCTTTTGTTCCATTATTTCTGTTTAA